The Leptotrichia trevisanii DSM 22070 DNA segment CTTATAAATCGTGGACTTGGATTTACAAATGTAGCTGTAATTATTTGTTCAATGGTGATTTATTATGTGGCAAATGTTTATAATATGACGGGAAGATATAAATTACGGGATATTGTAATTATAGTTGGAATTAATTTTATTCTTGTGATGGTTACGACATTTTTGAGAATACTTATTTTGAATGAGGCAATAATTTTATTTGGACTGATTACAATGTTTCAAATTATATATCGTTATATTATAATAATAGGATTGGCTGAAAAGAAAAAAGTCGTTTTTGTTGGAGAAAATGGATATACAAATGACTTGATGGAAAGCATAAAAAAAGACAGTCAGTACAAATTATCAGACTTTTTAAAAGAAGAAAAAAATATGGAGATTTTAACAGAAAAATTATTGAATCTATGTGAAAATAAAAAAGTTGATATAATTGTGGATTTTACAAGTAATCTTTTGTATGATACAAAACTTGTCGATAAACTTTTGCAGTACAAACTTGGCGGAATGCAGTATTACAACTATCTGGAATTTTACGAAATGTATGAAAATAAATTGCCAGTTTCAAACTTAAGTCCAAAATGGTTTTTGGAAAATACAGGATTTGAAATTTACTACAACAACTTTAACTTGAAGGCAAAACGTATTCTTGACATAATTTTTGCACTTTTAATTGGAGTCTGTGTAATTCCGATTATGATTATTGCTGCAATAATAATAAAACTGGAGTCAAAAGGGCCGGTATTCTTTATACAGGAAAGAATCGGAGAAGGAAACAAGCCGTTTAAAATAGTAAAATTTCGTTCAATGACGACTGATGCGGAAAAAGACGGGCCAAAATGGGCTACAAAAAATGACAATCGTGTCACAAAATTTGGTAAATTTATGCGTCTTACAAGAATTGACGAATTGCCACAACTGTGGAATGTGCTACGTGGAGAAATGAGTTTCGTGGGGCCACGTCCAGAAAGGGAATTTTTTATAAAGCAACTAGAAAAGGAAATTATGTACTACAATCTAAGACATACTGTAAAACCAGGACTTACTGGCTGGGCACAAGTTATGTATCCATATGGAGCGAGTATTGAAGATGCTTACAGAAAATTGCAGTATGACTTGTATTATATAAAAAATCATGATATTTTGTTTGATGTGAAGATATTGTTAAAGACAGTTACGATTGTAATTTTTGGAAAAGGGAGATAATAATTTTGAATTTTTGAGAGAGGGTAATAAATGTTATTTTTTACATTTATTAATGGAGTTATAAAAATGAAAAAATTTATAGTATCTCAATATAATGATAAAAATAAAACTATAAATACTTTTTGCAGTGATTATTATGAATTTGCAAAGCATATAATAGAGGTAAGGATAAATATTATGAATCAATGAATTTGAGAAGAACAGGGGAAAATATATGGACTGGAAAATATTATAAATCAATCAATGAGGTAGGGATAGAAACAGAAGTCGTATATGAAAATGAAAAATGTTATGATTCTAAAACAGGAAAAGAAATAAAATATTTTACACTGTATTTTCAAAGTGACATAATAAAATATGATGAGTTGAAGACAACAGAAGAAGTAAGTATGGGAATCGTATCCGATTATACTCCAAATGAAGAATATTTTCGTGGAAAATATTTAGATAAGAAATCATTTAAGGAATTTTTTAAAGATTCAGATTGGAATTTAGAAGGAGATATAAAAATAGATGCATATTATCAAAGTATAGAGCCATTATATTATCAAATGCGACTTGAAACAGAAAATGGTGAGTTGGTTTTAGGTGAAAAGTGTAGGTATATAAAATAAAATTTTAAGGAGAAGTATCAGAATGAAAAAATTTATTATAATTACTTCAATTATTTTAACAATTTTATTTATCCTACTTTACATAATAATATTCTATGATTATAAAACTTCTGAAAAAACAAAAAAATTTATGGTGTCTCAGTATAGTGATAAAAGTAAAACTATAAATACTTTTTGCAGTGATTATTATGAATTTGCAAAAGCATATAATAGAGGTAAGGATAAATATTATGAATCAATGAATTTGAGAAGAACAGGGGAAAATATATGGACAGGAAAATATTATAAATCAATCAATGAGGTAGGGATAGAAACAGAAGTTGTATATGAAAATGAAAAATATTATGATTCTAAAACAGGAAAAGAAATAAAAGATTTTACACCGTATTTTCAAAGTGACATAATAAAATATGATGAGTTGAAGACAACAGAAGAAGTAAGTATGGGAATCGTATCCGATTATACTCCAAATGAAGGATATTTTCGTGGAAAATATTTAGATAAGAAATCATTTAAGGAATTTTTTAAAGATTCAGATTGGAATTTAGAAAGCAATTTAAAAATGGAAGTGTATTATCAAAGCAAATGGACTCTTTATTATCAGATGGAGATAAAAACTGAAAATGAAAAATTACATTTGTGGGAAAGTTGCAGATATGTAAAATAAAATTTTAAAAGGAAATGATATGAAAAAAATGATAATTTCATTGCTATTATTGATTTTAGTATCGTGTAAACCAAAAAATTCTCAAATTGTGGTAGAAGCACTGGAAAAAATGTATCAAAGTAGGCAAAATATAGAGGAATTTTGCGAAGAAAATCAGTATAGTTTGTTGATTAGTTATTTTAAAAATAATAAAAAGTACAGTAAAAAAATAAGTTTATCAAAAATAGGGAACGGAATTTGGGAAGGTGAGTATCAAGTAAATGAGGAAATTATAAAAATTCGATATGTAAATGGGATTTTTTATGATTTAGAAAATAAAAAAATAAAAGAATTAGAAAATTTTAAATTATTTTTTCAGACGGATACTATAAAAAAGAATGAAATTAAAATTTTGAGTGAAGTTGATAAAAAAGATTCAATGTTTCCCGCATTATTTGCAGAATACAAAGATAAAAATTCGATAAGTAATTATATTAGTCAGTTTGGAATAAAAGAAAATTTTGAAAAAATAAAAATATATTCGCAAAATAGAGGAGGAACTATGGGGGAGATTGAATTTATAGATTCTAAGTCGAAAACAAAAATTGTAGAAACTTGTGGATATGTGTATTGAGGCATAAAACGGAGAAGCTGTAGATGTATATGAAAAAAATGCTAACAATATTAATAATTGTATTATTACCAATATTTTCATTACTAATTTATTTTATATACAACGAGATAAAAATATCAAATGAAATTGCAAAAATAGAAGAAAATATAGAAAAATTATATAAAAAAAATAAATTGAA contains these protein-coding regions:
- a CDS encoding exopolysaccharide biosynthesis polyprenyl glycosylphosphotransferase → MAVSGMKKNYSYLFGILTIVMYFIGLLLINRGLGFTNVAVIICSMVIYYVANVYNMTGRYKLRDIVIIVGINFILVMVTTFLRILILNEAIILFGLITMFQIIYRYIIIIGLAEKKKVVFVGENGYTNDLMESIKKDSQYKLSDFLKEEKNMEILTEKLLNLCENKKVDIIVDFTSNLLYDTKLVDKLLQYKLGGMQYYNYLEFYEMYENKLPVSNLSPKWFLENTGFEIYYNNFNLKAKRILDIIFALLIGVCVIPIMIIAAIIIKLESKGPVFFIQERIGEGNKPFKIVKFRSMTTDAEKDGPKWATKNDNRVTKFGKFMRLTRIDELPQLWNVLRGEMSFVGPRPEREFFIKQLEKEIMYYNLRHTVKPGLTGWAQVMYPYGASIEDAYRKLQYDLYYIKNHDILFDVKILLKTVTIVIFGKGR